One genomic region from Amycolatopsis sp. FBCC-B4732 encodes:
- a CDS encoding exo-alpha-sialidase produces the protein MPVVLAIGTRKGLWLATSHDDRKTWEVTGPHHPMTDVYAVGIDTRRATPRLLAGVTSEHFGPSVATSDDLGATWDEPGHAPIAFPPDTGESLARAWQLVPGPASEPDVVYAGTEPSALFRSTDGGRTYELVRGLWEHPHREHWTPGGGGKAIHTVLPHATEPGHVTVAMSTGGVYRTEDGGESWRASNTGIKAVHVPDPYPEYGHCVHKVATHPAAPDRFYAQVHHGVYRSDDGGASWQSIADGLPSDFGFPVVVHPHRPEVIYTFPLVADALRFPPDGRCRVYRSEDAGKSWEAVGAGLPDGYWAGVLRDALCTDDADPAGVYFGSRCGEVYASRDDGDSWQLVAAHLPDVLSVRAATV, from the coding sequence ATGCCCGTCGTGCTCGCGATCGGAACGCGCAAAGGCCTGTGGCTGGCGACCAGCCACGACGACCGGAAGACCTGGGAGGTGACCGGCCCGCACCACCCGATGACCGACGTCTACGCCGTCGGCATCGACACCCGCCGCGCCACTCCGCGCCTGCTCGCCGGGGTGACCAGCGAGCACTTCGGGCCGAGCGTCGCCACCAGCGACGACCTCGGCGCGACCTGGGACGAACCCGGCCACGCGCCGATCGCGTTCCCGCCGGACACCGGCGAATCCCTCGCCAGGGCGTGGCAGCTCGTGCCCGGCCCGGCGAGCGAACCGGACGTCGTCTACGCCGGCACCGAGCCGTCCGCGCTGTTCCGCTCCACCGACGGCGGCCGCACGTACGAGCTGGTCCGCGGCCTGTGGGAGCACCCGCACCGGGAGCACTGGACGCCCGGGGGCGGCGGCAAGGCGATCCACACCGTGCTCCCGCACGCGACCGAACCCGGCCACGTCACCGTCGCGATGTCCACCGGCGGCGTCTACCGCACCGAGGACGGCGGCGAGTCGTGGCGGGCGAGCAACACCGGCATCAAGGCCGTCCACGTCCCCGACCCGTACCCCGAATACGGCCACTGCGTGCACAAGGTCGCCACGCACCCGGCCGCGCCGGACCGCTTCTACGCGCAGGTGCACCACGGCGTCTACCGCAGCGACGACGGCGGCGCGAGCTGGCAGTCCATCGCCGACGGGCTGCCCAGCGACTTCGGCTTCCCCGTCGTCGTCCACCCGCACCGGCCCGAGGTGATCTACACGTTCCCGCTGGTCGCCGACGCCCTGCGGTTCCCCCCGGACGGCCGCTGCCGCGTGTACCGCAGCGAGGACGCCGGGAAGTCGTGGGAAGCGGTGGGCGCCGGTCTGCCGGACGGCTACTGGGCGGGCGTGCTGCGGGACGCGCTGTGCACCGACGACGCCGACCCGGCCGGGGTGTACTTCGGCTCGCGCTGCGGCGAGGTCTACGCCAGCCGCGACGACGGCGACAGCTGGCAGCTCGTCGCGGCGCACCTGCCCGACGTGCTGAGCGTCCGCGCGGCGACGGTGTGA
- a CDS encoding MerR family transcriptional regulator, producing MLEVKPPIPAEGLTIADAARRTGVSAHTLRYYERAGLVVTKVDRTSGGRRRYRKLDLDWIKICTKLRATGMPIKTIRRYADLVSAGRGNEQERLALLEEHRADVLAKLAELQENLQLIDRKIGVYRGRLEAGDADGLWAPGQP from the coding sequence GTGCTCGAAGTCAAACCGCCGATCCCCGCCGAGGGGCTGACCATCGCGGACGCGGCCCGCCGCACCGGGGTCAGCGCGCACACGCTGCGCTACTACGAACGAGCGGGCCTGGTGGTCACGAAGGTCGACCGCACGAGCGGCGGCCGCCGCCGCTACCGGAAACTGGACCTGGACTGGATCAAGATCTGCACGAAGCTCCGGGCCACCGGCATGCCGATCAAGACGATCCGCCGCTACGCCGACCTGGTCTCGGCCGGCCGCGGCAACGAGCAGGAACGCCTGGCCCTGCTGGAGGAGCACCGCGCCGACGTGCTGGCGAAGCTGGCCGAGCTGCAGGAGAACCTGCAGCTGATCGACCGCAAGATCGGCGTGTACCGCGGCCGCCTGGAAGCGGGCGACGCCGACGGCCTCTGGGCACCCGGGCAGCCGTAA
- a CDS encoding YciI family protein, which translates to MKYLMLINASLDAQGEPTGCSTPEDWMLFDKSMKDAGVHVGGNSLADFTTAAAVRVTETGERIVTDGPFAESREVLGGYFVIDVPDFDVALDWAARCPGSRDGGHIVVRPLASYGD; encoded by the coding sequence GTGAAGTACCTGATGCTGATCAACGCCAGCCTCGACGCCCAGGGCGAGCCGACCGGCTGCAGCACGCCCGAGGACTGGATGCTGTTCGACAAGTCCATGAAGGACGCCGGCGTCCACGTCGGCGGGAACTCGCTCGCCGACTTCACCACGGCCGCCGCGGTCCGCGTCACCGAGACCGGCGAGCGGATCGTCACCGACGGGCCGTTCGCCGAGTCCCGCGAGGTGCTCGGGGGCTACTTCGTCATCGACGTGCCGGACTTCGACGTCGCCCTCGACTGGGCGGCCCGCTGCCCCGGCTCCCGCGACGGCGGCCACATCGTGGTGCGCCCGCTCGCGTCCTACGGGGACTGA
- a CDS encoding arsenate reductase family protein: protein MEIWVNPACSKCRSAVSMLDEAGAQYTVRRYLDDPPTAAELTEVLKRLGLEPWDIARTAEPVAKDLGLKSWGRTPDDRSRWIDALAEHPKLIQRPIITADDGTTVVARDPETVRSVL, encoded by the coding sequence GTGGAGATCTGGGTCAACCCGGCGTGCTCGAAGTGCCGGTCAGCGGTGTCGATGCTGGACGAAGCGGGCGCGCAGTACACCGTGCGCCGCTACCTCGACGACCCGCCGACGGCGGCGGAGCTGACCGAAGTGCTCAAGCGCCTCGGCCTCGAACCGTGGGACATCGCGCGCACGGCCGAGCCGGTCGCGAAGGACCTCGGCCTGAAGTCGTGGGGCCGCACGCCCGACGACCGGTCCCGCTGGATCGACGCGCTGGCCGAGCACCCCAAGCTGATCCAGCGGCCGATCATCACGGCCGACGACGGCACCACCGTCGTCGCCCGCGACCCCGAAACGGTCCGCTCGGTCCTCTAA
- a CDS encoding NAD(P)-dependent alcohol dehydrogenase has translation MKAIVQSRYGSPGLLEFRDVDRPSPGAGEVVVRVHAAGVDPGVWHLTTGQPYLLRLLGFGLRRPKQPVRGLDFAGTVEETGDGVTRFRPGDEVFGGCAGSFAELAVADQDLVAAKPARLSFEQAASVLVSGGTALQALRDAGRVQPGQRVLVIGAAGGVGSFAVQLAKAFGAHVTGLCSTAKTDLVRALGADHVLDYTREDFTADRYDLIIDTAGLRSLTRLRRALTPRGTLVIVGGEGGRWLGGIQRVLFAALLNPLVRHRLRGLVARERGADLETLRELIEAGKLTPVLDRTYPLADAAAAIGHLHAGRAAGKVVLLP, from the coding sequence GTGAAAGCGATCGTCCAGTCCCGCTACGGAAGTCCCGGCCTGCTCGAATTCCGGGACGTCGACAGACCTTCGCCCGGCGCCGGCGAGGTCGTCGTGCGCGTGCACGCGGCCGGCGTCGACCCGGGCGTGTGGCACCTGACCACCGGGCAGCCCTACCTGTTGCGGCTCCTGGGTTTCGGCCTGCGGCGGCCGAAACAGCCGGTGCGCGGCCTGGACTTCGCCGGCACGGTCGAAGAGACCGGCGACGGCGTGACGCGGTTCCGGCCGGGCGACGAGGTGTTCGGCGGCTGCGCGGGCTCGTTCGCCGAACTCGCCGTCGCCGACCAGGACCTCGTCGCGGCGAAACCCGCGCGCCTGTCGTTCGAACAGGCAGCATCAGTCCTGGTCTCCGGCGGCACCGCCCTGCAGGCCCTGCGCGACGCGGGCCGGGTCCAGCCGGGGCAGCGCGTCCTCGTCATCGGCGCGGCGGGCGGGGTGGGCTCCTTCGCCGTCCAGCTCGCCAAGGCCTTCGGCGCGCACGTGACCGGCCTCTGCAGCACCGCCAAGACGGACCTGGTCCGCGCGCTCGGCGCCGACCACGTCCTCGACTACACGCGCGAGGACTTCACGGCGGACCGGTACGACCTGATCATCGACACCGCGGGCCTGCGCTCGCTGACCCGCCTGCGCCGGGCGCTGACCCCGCGCGGAACGCTGGTGATCGTCGGCGGCGAAGGCGGCCGGTGGCTCGGCGGCATCCAGCGGGTGCTCTTCGCGGCACTGCTGAACCCGCTCGTGCGGCACCGGCTGCGGGGGCTCGTCGCCCGCGAGCGCGGCGCGGATCTCGAAACCCTGCGGGAGCTGATCGAAGCCGGGAAGCTCACGCCGGTGCTCGACCGGACCTACCCGCTCGCCGACGCCGCGGCCGCGATCGGGCACCTCCACGCGGGCCGCGCGGCGGGCAAGGTCGTCCTGCTCCCCTGA
- a CDS encoding enoyl-CoA hydratase/isomerase family protein, with protein sequence MTVSVLHLGDDENRFSPEWLQRVHSFLDGVEGALVTTGGGKFYSNGLDLEWLTAHGDQAQSYVTDVQELFARVLTLPVPTVAAINGHAFGAGAMLAMAHDFRVMRADRGYFCFPEADINIPFTPGMAALIQGKLTPAAAIASMTTGRRFGGADALETGLVDEIAGEAELVEVASGRVRALAGKDRGTLGAIKATMFAPAVTALRAPA encoded by the coding sequence GTGACCGTTTCCGTGCTTCACCTGGGTGACGACGAGAACCGCTTCTCGCCCGAGTGGCTGCAGCGCGTGCATTCCTTTTTGGACGGTGTCGAAGGCGCGCTGGTGACCACCGGCGGCGGGAAGTTCTACTCCAACGGCCTCGACCTCGAATGGCTCACCGCGCACGGCGACCAGGCCCAGTCCTACGTCACCGACGTGCAGGAGCTGTTCGCACGGGTGCTGACGCTGCCGGTGCCGACGGTCGCGGCGATCAACGGCCACGCGTTCGGCGCGGGCGCGATGCTGGCGATGGCGCACGACTTCCGCGTGATGCGCGCGGATCGCGGCTACTTCTGCTTCCCGGAGGCGGACATCAACATCCCGTTCACGCCGGGGATGGCCGCGCTGATCCAGGGCAAGCTGACCCCGGCGGCGGCGATCGCTTCGATGACGACCGGACGCCGGTTCGGCGGCGCGGACGCGCTGGAAACCGGGCTGGTGGACGAAATCGCGGGCGAGGCCGAGCTGGTGGAGGTGGCGTCCGGGCGGGTCCGGGCGCTGGCGGGCAAGGACCGCGGCACCCTGGGCGCGATCAAGGCGACGATGTTCGCCCCCGCGGTGACGGCTTTGCGCGCGCCTGCTTAG
- a CDS encoding RNA polymerase sigma factor has protein sequence MNAFGGSGWQSPRPGAKPRLILEAVFREERGLLLAALVRRFGDLDLAEEVTSEAIEAALVHWPAEGVPPKPGAWLMTTARRKAVDRLRRDQAYAARLAVLQVEAERAAPAPESDGGLPDERLQLFFTCAHPALPAEDRTALTLRCLAGLTTPEVARAFLVPSATMGKRIVRAKHRIRTLRIPFRVPDPAELPGRLPGVLQVVYSIFTEGYAASSGPELQRLDLAEEAIRLARILRRLLPAEREVAGLLALLVLIHARRDARTGPDGAVVLLDDQDRTRWDRAMIEEGTPLVETALTGGPPGLYGVQAAIAALHDEAPDVASTDWPQIVALYDVLRGLAPSPVVDLNRAVAVAMRDGPAAGLSLLDALAGEPRLREYSPFPAARGDLLSRLGRHPEAAEAYREALSLAGTEPERAHLRRRLAEVAKP, from the coding sequence ATGAATGCTTTCGGGGGTTCCGGGTGGCAGAGCCCCCGGCCCGGGGCGAAGCCCCGGTTGATACTGGAGGCGGTGTTCCGGGAGGAGCGCGGGCTGCTGCTGGCCGCGCTCGTCCGCCGGTTCGGCGACCTCGACCTGGCCGAGGAGGTCACATCGGAGGCCATCGAAGCCGCGCTGGTGCACTGGCCGGCCGAGGGCGTGCCGCCGAAGCCGGGCGCGTGGCTGATGACGACGGCGCGGCGCAAGGCCGTCGACCGCCTGCGCCGCGACCAGGCCTACGCGGCCCGGCTCGCGGTGCTGCAGGTCGAGGCCGAGCGCGCGGCGCCCGCGCCGGAGTCCGACGGCGGGCTGCCGGACGAGCGGCTCCAGCTGTTCTTCACGTGCGCGCACCCGGCGTTGCCCGCGGAGGACCGCACGGCCCTGACGTTGCGTTGCCTCGCCGGGCTGACCACGCCGGAGGTGGCGCGCGCGTTCCTGGTGCCGAGCGCGACGATGGGGAAGCGGATCGTCCGGGCGAAGCACCGGATCCGCACGCTGCGGATCCCGTTCCGCGTCCCGGACCCGGCCGAGCTGCCCGGGCGGCTGCCGGGCGTGCTCCAGGTCGTCTACTCGATCTTCACCGAGGGGTACGCGGCCAGCTCGGGCCCGGAGCTGCAGCGGCTCGACCTGGCGGAGGAGGCCATCCGGCTGGCCCGGATCCTGCGCCGCCTGCTGCCCGCCGAACGCGAGGTCGCGGGCCTGCTGGCGTTGCTGGTGCTGATCCACGCCCGCCGCGACGCCCGCACCGGCCCGGACGGCGCGGTGGTCCTGCTCGACGACCAGGACCGCACCCGCTGGGACCGCGCGATGATCGAGGAGGGCACGCCGCTGGTCGAGACGGCGCTGACCGGCGGCCCACCCGGGCTCTACGGCGTCCAGGCGGCGATCGCGGCGCTGCACGACGAGGCCCCGGACGTGGCGAGCACGGACTGGCCGCAGATCGTCGCGCTGTACGACGTCCTGCGCGGCCTGGCCCCCTCCCCGGTGGTGGACCTGAACCGAGCGGTGGCCGTGGCGATGCGCGACGGCCCGGCAGCGGGCCTGTCCCTGCTCGACGCACTGGCGGGCGAACCCCGCTTGCGCGAGTACAGCCCATTCCCGGCGGCCCGCGGCGACTTGCTCAGTCGCCTGGGTCGCCACCCCGAGGCCGCCGAGGCCTACCGGGAGGCGCTGTCCCTCGCGGGCACGGAACCGGAACGCGCCCACCTGCGCCGCCGCCTCGCCGAGGTCGCCAAGCCGTGA
- a CDS encoding MFS transporter, which translates to MNAPTAHRPALVLAVCCASIVVVVMDISIVTVALPSIRRDLGASVSGLQWTVDAYTLVLAGFLVLAGSAADRFGRKRVFQCGLAAFGLGSLLCSLAPGIGWLIAARALQAIGGTMLNPVAMAIVATTFPAPAERARAIGVFGSMSGLALALGPILGGALVDGFGWRAVFWVNVPIVAAALVATALFVPESRAPRARRFDPLGQLLVLVVLGSVVYALIESRPLGWTSPLVLGLFAVAALGVAGLLAHEPRRTDPLLELHLFRNVAFSSAIVMAVLALCGFGIFLFTATQYLQDVRGLPPLAAGLCLLPVGVLVLVLSPRTGRLVGTTGPRLPLVVAGSALALGGAAAAWLGPATPLPLVLAVFLLFGVFLGTVNPPITNTAVSGMPGSMAGVAASLASTGRQTGTTLGVALAGSAHGVWWLVAGLGAGLLALALVGTRRRAEALSLPRPTG; encoded by the coding sequence ATGAACGCTCCGACCGCTCATCGCCCCGCGCTCGTGCTGGCCGTCTGCTGCGCCAGCATCGTCGTGGTGGTGATGGACATATCCATCGTCACCGTCGCCCTGCCTTCGATCCGCCGCGACCTCGGCGCGTCCGTCTCCGGGCTGCAGTGGACGGTCGACGCCTACACGCTGGTGCTGGCCGGGTTCCTGGTGCTCGCCGGCTCGGCTGCCGACCGGTTCGGCCGCAAGCGGGTCTTCCAGTGCGGCCTCGCCGCGTTCGGGCTCGGTTCGCTGCTGTGCAGCCTCGCGCCGGGCATCGGCTGGCTGATCGCGGCCCGCGCGCTGCAGGCGATCGGCGGCACCATGCTCAACCCGGTCGCGATGGCCATCGTGGCCACCACCTTCCCGGCCCCGGCCGAACGCGCCCGCGCGATCGGCGTGTTCGGCTCGATGTCCGGGCTGGCGCTGGCGCTCGGGCCGATCCTCGGCGGCGCGCTCGTCGACGGCTTCGGCTGGCGCGCGGTCTTCTGGGTCAACGTCCCGATCGTCGCCGCGGCACTCGTGGCCACCGCGCTCTTCGTGCCCGAGTCCCGCGCGCCCCGCGCCCGCCGGTTCGACCCGCTCGGGCAGCTCCTCGTGCTGGTGGTGCTCGGCAGCGTCGTCTACGCGCTGATCGAGTCGCGCCCGCTGGGCTGGACGTCGCCGCTGGTCCTCGGCCTGTTCGCGGTCGCCGCGCTCGGCGTGGCCGGCCTGCTCGCGCACGAACCGCGGCGCACCGACCCGCTGCTGGAGCTGCACCTGTTCCGCAACGTCGCCTTCAGCTCGGCGATCGTGATGGCGGTGCTGGCCCTGTGCGGGTTCGGGATCTTCCTGTTCACCGCCACCCAGTACCTCCAGGACGTCCGCGGCCTGCCGCCGCTGGCGGCCGGGCTATGCCTGCTCCCGGTCGGCGTTCTGGTCCTCGTGCTGTCGCCGCGCACCGGGCGCCTGGTCGGCACCACCGGGCCGCGGCTGCCGCTGGTCGTCGCCGGCAGCGCGCTCGCCCTCGGCGGCGCCGCGGCGGCGTGGCTCGGCCCGGCGACGCCGCTGCCCCTGGTGCTCGCGGTCTTCCTGCTGTTCGGCGTCTTCCTCGGCACGGTCAACCCGCCGATCACGAACACCGCCGTCTCCGGGATGCCCGGGTCGATGGCGGGGGTGGCCGCCTCACTGGCGTCCACCGGACGGCAGACCGGCACCACCCTGGGTGTCGCGCTCGCCGGCAGCGCGCACGGCGTGTGGTGGCTGGTCGCCGGGCTCGGTGCCGGGCTGCTCGCGCTGGCGCTGGTGGGCACCCGGCGCCGGGCCGAGGCGCTCAGCCTCCCGCGACCGACGGGATGA
- a CDS encoding cold shock domain-containing protein translates to MGLLGTINWYEPGKGYGFASPDGGGADIFVHSSAIVTGGVVAEGQRVAFLIVEGERGPQAGHVIPLGAGAGSPAAAGNADGADGTVAWYDEDKGFGFINPDSGAGDVFVHARALAEGLTWLAEGDRVAYEVASGDKGPQARDVHLVRGAEPQTAPQRPAPAAAAGPAARDVPVRGGEGVVARYDDDRGFGFITPDAGGEDLFAHASVIMGSEPLQKGDRVRYAVRQSDRGPQADRIERL, encoded by the coding sequence GTGGGCCTGCTCGGCACCATCAACTGGTACGAGCCGGGCAAGGGGTACGGCTTCGCGTCGCCGGACGGCGGCGGCGCCGACATCTTCGTGCACAGCTCCGCCATCGTGACCGGCGGCGTGGTCGCCGAGGGGCAGCGGGTGGCCTTCCTGATCGTCGAAGGCGAGCGCGGCCCGCAGGCCGGGCACGTGATCCCGCTGGGAGCAGGGGCCGGCTCACCCGCCGCGGCCGGTAACGCGGACGGTGCCGACGGCACGGTGGCCTGGTACGACGAGGACAAGGGCTTCGGCTTCATCAACCCCGACTCCGGCGCCGGGGACGTCTTCGTTCACGCCCGGGCCCTGGCCGAGGGACTGACGTGGCTCGCGGAGGGCGACCGCGTCGCCTACGAGGTGGCTAGTGGAGACAAGGGCCCGCAGGCCCGCGACGTGCACCTGGTCCGGGGCGCCGAGCCCCAGACGGCGCCGCAGCGCCCGGCACCTGCCGCGGCCGCAGGGCCGGCGGCGCGGGACGTGCCCGTACGAGGCGGCGAGGGCGTCGTAGCGCGCTACGACGACGACCGTGGCTTCGGCTTCATCACCCCGGACGCAGGCGGCGAAGATCTCTTCGCCCACGCGTCCGTGATCATGGGGTCGGAGCCGCTGCAGAAGGGTGACCGGGTCCGGTACGCGGTGCGTCAGAGCGACCGGGGCCCGCAGGCCGACCGCATCGAACGCCTCTGA
- a CDS encoding helix-turn-helix transcriptional regulator, with translation MVKPTRVTNSIRALRFANGQMTQADLATRIGVTRQTVIAIEQGRYSPSLEMAFQLAHVFGVPLEEVFQYPEESS, from the coding sequence GTGGTGAAACCGACCCGCGTCACGAACTCGATCCGCGCCCTCCGGTTCGCCAACGGCCAGATGACCCAGGCCGACCTCGCCACCCGGATCGGCGTCACCCGCCAGACCGTCATCGCGATCGAGCAGGGCCGCTACTCCCCCTCGCTCGAGATGGCGTTCCAGCTCGCGCACGTGTTCGGCGTCCCGCTCGAAGAAGTGTTCCAGTACCCGGAGGAGTCCTCGTGA
- a CDS encoding TetR/AcrR family transcriptional regulator, protein MPRPRVHDLDALLDVAERLVASSGYENVTVRGLATAAGVPNGTIYHAFGSLSELLARVWVRAATAFLDLQTSLVDAAETPVDAVVAAAGTPALFADRRPDAARMLLKVRGDRLFGPELPDELADTLHALDNRLVALLVRLARLVWDRGDGLAVEVITTCVVDLPTAFFRRDLTDPLVRARLAAAVRAVLTVPPREKDRP, encoded by the coding sequence ATGCCCCGCCCCCGTGTCCACGACCTCGACGCGCTGCTCGACGTCGCCGAGCGGCTGGTCGCGTCGTCGGGGTACGAGAACGTGACCGTGCGCGGGCTGGCGACGGCCGCGGGCGTGCCGAACGGCACGATCTACCACGCGTTCGGCTCGCTCAGCGAACTGCTGGCGCGGGTCTGGGTGCGCGCGGCGACGGCGTTCCTCGACCTGCAGACGTCGCTGGTGGACGCCGCGGAAACGCCGGTCGACGCGGTGGTCGCGGCGGCCGGCACCCCCGCGTTGTTCGCCGACCGGCGGCCCGACGCGGCCCGGATGCTGCTGAAGGTCCGGGGCGACCGGCTCTTCGGGCCCGAACTGCCCGACGAGCTCGCCGACACCCTGCACGCGCTGGACAACCGGTTGGTCGCGCTGCTGGTCCGGCTCGCGCGACTGGTGTGGGACCGCGGCGACGGCCTGGCCGTCGAGGTGATCACCACCTGCGTCGTCGACCTGCCGACCGCGTTCTTCCGCCGCGACCTCACCGATCCCCTGGTGCGGGCGCGGCTCGCCGCCGCCGTGCGGGCCGTGCTGACCGTGCCACCCCGAGAAAAGGACCGACCGTGA
- a CDS encoding NAD(P)/FAD-dependent oxidoreductase — protein MRTPVTIIGAGLGGLTLARVLHVHGIEATVYEAEASPMARMQGGMLDIHDYNGRLAVEAAGLTTGFRGLVLEGRQAMRVLDSTGAVLFEKGDDGTGGRPEVQRGELRQLLLDSLPAGTVHWGRKAAEVRAGNEVVFTDGTSVTATLLVGADGAWSRVRPLLTAATPEYAGTSFVETYLFDADTRHAAVAKAVGGGSMFVAGPTPGQGINAHRESGDTLHAYVEFERPLAWFDAVDFGDPGAAAARLAAEFDGWAPELTALLTDADSGPVLRPHHTLPVGLRWERVPGVTLVGDAAHLTAPNGEGANLAMLDGAELGQALAAHPVEEALAVYEEAMFTRSANPVDEAVVMESVFGGEIPPQLRALFDELKPGN, from the coding sequence GTGCGCACCCCAGTCACCATCATCGGCGCCGGGCTCGGGGGACTCACCCTCGCCCGCGTGCTGCACGTCCACGGCATCGAAGCCACCGTCTACGAAGCCGAAGCTTCACCCATGGCGCGGATGCAGGGCGGCATGCTCGACATCCACGACTACAACGGCCGGCTCGCCGTCGAGGCCGCCGGGCTGACGACCGGGTTCCGCGGCCTCGTCCTCGAAGGCCGTCAGGCGATGCGCGTCCTCGACTCGACCGGGGCCGTCCTGTTCGAAAAGGGCGACGACGGCACCGGCGGCCGGCCCGAGGTGCAGCGGGGCGAGCTGCGGCAGCTGCTGCTGGACTCGCTGCCCGCCGGCACCGTCCACTGGGGACGGAAGGCAGCCGAGGTACGGGCCGGGAACGAAGTGGTCTTCACCGACGGCACCAGCGTCACGGCCACCCTGCTCGTCGGCGCGGACGGGGCCTGGTCGCGGGTCCGGCCGCTGCTCACCGCCGCCACGCCCGAGTACGCCGGCACTTCGTTCGTCGAGACCTACCTCTTCGACGCCGACACCCGGCACGCCGCCGTGGCGAAGGCGGTCGGGGGCGGGTCGATGTTCGTCGCCGGCCCCACACCGGGGCAGGGGATCAACGCGCACCGGGAAAGCGGGGACACCCTGCACGCCTACGTCGAGTTCGAGCGGCCGCTGGCGTGGTTCGACGCCGTCGACTTCGGCGATCCCGGCGCGGCCGCCGCCCGGCTCGCGGCGGAGTTCGACGGCTGGGCGCCCGAGCTCACCGCGCTGCTCACCGACGCCGATTCCGGACCGGTCCTGCGGCCGCACCACACCCTGCCGGTCGGGTTGCGGTGGGAGCGCGTACCCGGCGTCACCCTGGTCGGCGACGCCGCCCACCTCACCGCGCCGAACGGCGAAGGCGCCAACCTGGCCATGCTCGACGGCGCCGAGCTCGGCCAGGCCCTCGCCGCGCACCCCGTCGAAGAAGCGCTGGCGGTCTACGAGGAAGCCATGTTCACCCGGAGCGCGAACCCCGTCGACGAAGCCGTCGTCATGGAAAGCGTGTTCGGCGGCGAAATCCCGCCGCAGCTGCGCGCGCTGTTCGACGAGCTCAAGCCCGGGAACTAG
- a CDS encoding YciI family protein yields MRFLMMHRIDESDPQAWNPSPEFVEKMGGFIQESAEKGILITAEGVHKSDKGALVRKPRGAAIRVTDGPFAEAKEVIGGFALINAADRAEAVEFARRYVELFDMEIEVEVRQVVEFEDLQQG; encoded by the coding sequence ATGCGTTTCCTCATGATGCACCGGATCGACGAGAGCGACCCGCAGGCGTGGAACCCCAGCCCGGAGTTCGTGGAGAAGATGGGCGGGTTCATCCAGGAGTCGGCGGAGAAGGGCATCCTGATCACGGCGGAGGGCGTGCACAAGTCCGACAAGGGCGCGCTGGTCCGCAAGCCGCGCGGGGCCGCGATCCGCGTCACCGACGGCCCCTTCGCCGAGGCCAAGGAGGTCATCGGCGGGTTCGCGCTGATCAACGCCGCGGACCGCGCGGAAGCCGTCGAGTTCGCCCGGCGCTACGTCGAGCTGTTCGACATGGAGATCGAGGTCGAGGTCCGGCAGGTCGTCGAGTTCGAGGACCTGCAGCAGGGCTGA
- a CDS encoding ubiquitin-like small modifier protein 1 — protein MRITVLLPGTLREKAGGEAKLDVEVGEPATLGTLLDALAERYPALERRLRDEQAGLRRYVNFFVDGEECRHRGGPDVVLRDAAEVQIIPSVAGG, from the coding sequence GTGCGGATCACCGTGCTGCTACCCGGAACGCTGCGCGAGAAGGCGGGCGGTGAGGCGAAGCTGGACGTCGAAGTCGGCGAGCCGGCCACCCTGGGCACCCTGCTCGACGCCCTCGCCGAGCGCTACCCGGCACTCGAACGGCGGCTGCGCGACGAGCAGGCGGGACTGCGCCGGTACGTCAACTTCTTCGTCGACGGCGAGGAGTGCCGCCACCGCGGCGGCCCCGACGTCGTGCTCCGCGACGCCGCCGAGGTGCAGATCATCCCGTCGGTCGCGGGAGGCTGA